The proteins below come from a single Anolis sagrei isolate rAnoSag1 chromosome 8, rAnoSag1.mat, whole genome shotgun sequence genomic window:
- the SS18L2 gene encoding SS18-like protein 2, whose protein sequence is MSVVFLPERVRGKAEVNQETLRRLMDENDQLIRCIVEYQNKGRAAECIQLQHVLHRNLIYLATIADASASSNAEKSAAEG, encoded by the exons ATGTCGGTGGTCTTCTTGCCCGAGCGGGTGCGGGGCAAAGCGGAGGTGAACCAGGAGACGCTGCGGAGG CTGATGGACGAAAATGACCAGCTGATCCGCTGCATTGTGGAGTACCAGAACAAAGGCAGGGCTGCAGAATGCATTCA GCTCCAGCACGTCCTTCATCGCAACCTCATTTACTTGGCGACGATCGCGGACGCTTCTGCTTCATCAAACGCCGAAAAGTCCGCAGCGGAAGGATAA